The window CTCTTTGAAACATTAGCCTAAATCATACCTTTAGTCACCACAACTAGCCCAATCGCAAGTCAGTAGCCTGCAGTTTTGTCTTGGCAATCTATAGAATGATTTTGAGGTCTGTACATAATACAGTCTGCTCTAGCAGTGTAGCAGTGACCAATTAAGtagaaaagttttttgtttgttttttttcttttttaataaaagacagcATAGGCATAAAAGGTTGCTATAGCAAAACTATTTAAACTGGGCTTGATATCACTGTCAAACGGTGATTCTCCCACAGTGGGAATGGGCTATATGATCAGCTCCGTGTGGGATGTTGGTGTCTTAAGCACAGGCAGAAAGTGAAATACATGAAGTTTTCTGTAGAAAGTTCTTATTTCATCTCAGCTTTACTACACTACTTCTAAAGACTTTTTGAAGTCTAGAATGTGAGGGTGCTTCTCAGTGGAAATGATTTATCTTGATGCACTGTGTGCTAGAAATAGATTGACTTCTAAGCTGATGTTACATACTATCTGGTTCCAGTTTCTAAATAAATGTAAGCCTCCTTAAGCATTTGTCCTAATCTGCAGATTTCCTATCCAGCATTGATTACTTTTGTACTTGTGGGCTAGGTTTGACTGAATAaaagtctatttaaaaacaaaacccaaagagacaccacccccacccccaagcaATAGAACACCGAAACCCAAGATAGGTTTCATTAGCCAAACTTGTAATTAACAAGGTTGGGTTTAAACCTGTGCTAAAATGTGTTCATATGTTAAATGTTTATGAAATAGGGCCTGTAATCTCATGGTTCTCTTTTTAATCGAACAGAGACCTGAAGCCGAAGAGAAAACTTTGAGTGGAGAGCTGCGAACCAGTCCTCTACGAGCCTCTACAAAGAAACAGTTGCCTTCTATTCCGAAGAATGCTGTGCCAATAACCAAGCCTGCTTCACCTGCCGCGTCATCCCAGTCAACAAACGGAACACATGCTTCTTATGGGCCTTTTTATTTGGAGTATTCCCTCCTTGCAGAAttgtaggttttctttttttttctttttttaggtcaCTGGGCTTAtgcttcagtgggaaaaaaacatgtaGGGATCTAGTTCTTGCATGGTGTCTTTGCCTTAGTCCTTGAAGAAGGCAGTAAAACTTAAGTTTCACAAAATTCTTTTTCTGGAGCAGCAGTCTCAATTTCTTGAGGTAGCAGGGgagaggaaaatgagatgagattTTAAGGGGTATGTTTAGATGTGATTCTCTGAATTGTTATATTTCTCAGTCTCCAAGTAAACACATTTTGAGTTTAGGCATCCTGACTAGTTATCCTAGTAGCTTTTTGgtcagaaatactgaatttttgaaACAAGTATTAAAATAGAAGCAAGCAGATGTCTAGTGGGAAGATGGTTATGAAAGTATGGTACTGTCTAATGGAGAAGGAAGCTTCCTTCAGTTGTTACATGGAACATTTGAGCGCTGCCTGATATGGCTTATTAAATGGATATTAGGAAGACTATAttctttcctgtctttcagtGATATTTACCATGAAATTTATGAGGGAGGAGTTAGTGCGATTTACATAGCTTTCTTTGGATCAGTTGCATTTGATCCAATCTAGTGATATGTAGACTGCTCTGGGAGCATACAAATCTCTATTGGTTTGCAAAACTTTGTAGTTATGTAAAGTTACATAAACTGTTTTGTGCTACAAAGCTGAAGGGACTTCCTCTGTAGTAGACATACTGGATTCTCAAGTATGTAGTGCCTTTTGGAATGAAATCCCTGGAGTCCTTATGCAACATTAAGTCTCAGTTCTTGCATTTAACCATTAAATGGAAAGTGAGAACTCTCAAAacgttaatctttttttttttccagggaactGACCCTGACTACTTAATtcaagaaagatgtttttcttctgcagcatgcAAAAGTATATTGATATCATAATGTAAACTCCTCTAgtttaacaaattaattattagggaaataataatgaatattaTGGAAATCATAAGTGGAAAACtgttaatattttgctttaagaTTATTGTTTATTTGTGCAAGCATGTGGAGTTCAATTTAATGGGCCTATATGCCAAGTAACTGGAAAACATATGAAGTAAATAATTTGGTTTATCATTTATAGTGTTCAGTAGAATCTGCATACCATACAACTACAGTTGGTTAAACTTACTAGCAACTTCTTGTGTTCATTGatttgaaaaatagtaaaaatagcaCATTTTGCCCCAGTAGTACTGTTGATTATCAAATGGACTTTCCTAAAAGGCAAAGGGAGAAACCCTTTTCATAATGCACTGGTCACCGATGACCGAAGATCATGACTGGATTATCATCACAAGAAGTGAAATAGCAAATAAGTGCAAGTCTGGGAAAATGACTTGGTCCATCCTGTTAATGAGATGCCTGGAATCACTCGATCCAGATCTCTAATATACCCTGCTTCTTGACTGTCCTTTTTATTCTCTGTCACTTTGTTTTGTCAGTTGGCAGTGTAATTTCTGTTTGACCTGCAGCATAGTCTCATCTAAAACTGGAAAACTACTTGTTTAAATTGAAGTTAAAGCTTCAGTCACATTTCAGAATTAACTACAATTGACTGCAAATCTGCATTCAAAATTActtaactgcatttcttttcttctcctttactTTGAAACTGGGGATTCAGTAGATCAGTGGATATTTCAGTACTGACATGCATTAAATGCATCTGCTTggggaataatttatttctacttctctACTTACAGTTTTATCAGGAGAAGTAATGTTTCCTGTTAGTAACTCTTTAAATGGAGGAGTAGGAAAAGCAAGAGTGAAAGAATATTGTTTCACTGGTTTTCTGCCACCTCCTTCTGTGAGCAATCTGCCCTTGGGAATTGATTGTAAGCTTGTGAAGAAGCCCCCTGTTAAGCAATTGGTAGTACACTCTGGGTTTACTGTTGCCAGCTTGCTGTAGATTTAGTGTAGTTGTGGAGCTGTTCTAAATACTGATTCTAATTGCAGTACCTTGGTTGTAAAGCAGAAATTGCCAGGTGTCTACGTGCAGCCATCTTACCGATCAGCATTAAGTAAGTTTAAACTtaacttttaaagtgtttatataaatatatatatatttttttttaaaattctttcactCAAGCAAACTTTCTCACTTGCAGTGTGGTTTGGTGTAATATTCATAAGACATGGGCTCTACCAGGATGGCGTGTTTAAATTTACTGTCTATATTCCTGATAATTACCCAGATGGAGACTGCCCGGTAAGTGGTTGTGTGTGTCtttgggtttttcttgttttctggtgttttaaGTATGACTTTTTGTTAAAGCTAATATACCATTTAGCTTCTCATTTCCTTGAACTAGTTTTGTTCAGTTAGCTGTGCTCATTTGCAATGTCTTGTACATATTTCCTAACATCTGTGGAGGAATCATGTTACTTTGATTACCAAGGCTGGTGTAGAGTGAACTTCCTGAGGTTAGATGCATTAGAGTATTAAGTAATTAACCAGTTCTTTACCTCAACTCTTTATCTGCTACTTCCTTGGCAAGGAAGCTGATATGCTTAAAAAAGTGTCCAGATTCTGAGTAGTGATATAATGGAACATAAAATCCAGGCACCTGTGCTGTGCTTTCTGTAGTACTACAGGATTTCTTGTCTGTCTAAGTTACATTGAAACAGAGAACTAAAAGGACTTGAGGAGCAAGTTGGTGAAACAAAGGGAGAGGGAGATAGTGTGGTAGTACCTTCCATcgctgctttctctttttctctttaggGAAAAGTATCCAAGTTATgacatcaattaaaaaataaatttaaaaaaaaaaaaaatcttgtggcaATCTGActctccagagcagagcagctggcccTCTTGGCCAAGTCTCTTTAAGAGGAGGACTAGGGGACAGGTGTATGTAACTGCTATAGCTGAGAATGAGTTGCTGTGTCAGGAAGCTGTCTGCTTGGTGCCAAGTTTTATGTAAAGCTATCATCTTTAGAAGGACAGAACTAGTAGGAAACAGTTTCTTTCAAAGATTAGACTTTAGTATCTCTCATACAGCCATCATTCTTTTGCTAGCATAGGGCTTTAAAACCTTCCTGTTGAAACTaagttttctttttggaagaatgCACGAACACCAGAGGAAACTAGCTGTACAGAACTGAAGACACCATGGTGTCACTGCACTGTTTACTTAAAAATGtgtagggttaaaaaaaaatgctgattgtAGCTGAAGTATGTAAAAAGCTTTTGGTCACAAATAGCTAAACCAGAAAAACTCCTTTAATCTGATCTTATCTGACATTATTACCTGTGTTGGCACTAGTGCTTGTGCAGTTAGCTGGATTAGTTTCCTGATTTGGTGATAAGCATGTGAGAGAGGACAAGACCCTGCATGTAACATGGCTGTGTTGGTTACAGTTTCACAGCTGGTATAAGTCACTTCAGGTTGCTTTCTTTTAATACAGTAACAATTAATTAGTATTTGGAAGCAACATCTGACTGACCTTCATACAATGGTTTTAACATTAGGATTGAAGTTGTCataatgaattttgttttttctaatgcAGCGCTTGGTTTTCGATCTGCCTGTCTTCCATCCCCTAGTAGATCCTTTATCTGGTGAACTGGATGTGAAAAGAGCATTTGCAAAATGGAGGTTAGTGGTAACATTGATGTGTAATTTGAAAGAAGTTTGTTCCTTTCTTCatcatgttttgttctttttaggaGAAATCATAATCACATATGGCAAGTATTAATGTACGCTCGCAGAGTCTTCTACAAGATTGATACAACTAGTCCTCTGAACCCTGAGGCTGCAGTGCTGTAAGTATCTTCCATGCATATAGACATGGTCTCTTAAGGGATTTTTTGCATAGGCTTGCAGAAACAAGAGATTTGTAAAACTGTTTATCAGTTCCTGGTCTCTACCTCTAGAGCTGGTTGCACTAGGAACTAAGTTGAGGCTTTACCAAGTCTGTGCTTCTAGAGCAAACCTGTGCCTCCATGCAGTTACTTAACATTACTTACTTCTCTCTTGCAGGTATGAAAAAGATATTCAGCTGTTCAAAAGTAAAGTGGTGGACAGTGTCAAACTATGCAGTAGTCATTTATTTGATCAGCCTAAAATAGAGGATCCCTATGCAATCATGTAAGTACCATGAGCAAATTCACCATGTCCTAATGTTTCAAGAGCAAGTTTTGGTATAGTTGTTGATTTGAGGCCTTTCTCTGCCAAAGACTGACCTGgtttttcttacatttatagCAATACTTCGAATATTCCTACCCTCATCTCCTTCTATTTAGTATTGAGTGAATCTTAAATACAATCAGACACTTGTTTTTACTGGTTTTTCACTAAGCaaccaagacttaaaaaaaactcaacaaacccccaaaacaaacaaacaaaagcccccaaaccaccccaccTCCCTCAAGTAGAGATAACCATGGAGTAAATATTGCTTTTGGGCTTTCTTGAACTCAATTTGCATGACTGTAGCTTTGGCcatgctttttaaatgcatttaagcTTGACTGCATGGTGGATGGAACAGTTAGCTCCATAGTGAATATGAGTAGTGTTTCACATAATGCTGGCTGAATTGCTAAATTCTCATTGCAAACTAAAATGAAAACCTAAATATTCCTTGTTGAAAAGATCCATGACAGTGTGAATTTAGTTTGTAACTGTATGTTTTAACACTGAAAACTCAGACTTGTAGTCTGCTTGAAATTCAACAAACTAAGCCAAGGAAAATTGTTGCTTTCTGCTCTGTCTATGCTGTAGTttgcaaaaatgcaaagtaaGAGATAACTATACTTTCTCCATAGTTTTTCTCCATGGAATCCAGCTATACATGATGAAGCTAGAGAGAAGATGTTGACTCAGAAGGTATGTGCAAAGTCCAGATTCTCGCTATAAGGGTTTATTGCCTGATAAGGGAAAAAAGGTTTTTTGTGATGAACATGTACTAGACAGACCTTATTCCACCCCTCTTTTGGATCAGCAGGTGTGCTGAAACTGATTTGGTCTCACAACTAAGTTAAGTCACTGTTCTAACTTTAGTGTGTTAAGCAATTAATCATTTAGCCAGCTAGAACGCTTTGTTAGTACAATTGTTGGCACACttggcagatttttttgtttagggaagaaggggaaagaagagatttGCAGACTGCCTATTACCTTGTCATGCACCTGTCATGGCTATTACTACTTCCGTATAACCTGACAGTCCCCAACTTTGTTCTCTTCTGTTGAGAGATCTTTCATTACTGAATCAAAGCTTCAGGGCTTTCTTCTCATTCCAAACTTTTTGAAGCAGCACAAGCAGAGTGAGTACCTTGCTCACATCTCTAACGCTACTGATTTCTGATAAGACAGCTAATCGAAGGATGCTTAGAGGTACTTCTGTCACAAAGCACTCCTACTGATACAGCAAGAATGTGTTGGATCAAATAGCTTTCACCTGAGCAACACTTTTGGTTTTGAGGGGTTttgtggtgtgtggtttttttttcctgtttgtttggggtttgtttttttttcattatttctttgcaCTTGACAAGAGCTGGCACACAGCACTTCAGAGTCTGCACTGAGTGGCATGACAAGTCAATCCACTTGCAGTGCCTAGGAATTCTGAAATGGTGGCTGGTATCTTTGGACTGACAAGGAAATGCGCTCTAAATGTTTTAGTTACTGACTTGGGCTCCTTACACTAGAGCTGTGGTgtggtttgctgctttttttttttgtaaataaaaaaataatttttttttttggtcagtccAAACTTTTTCAAAACTTTGTCAGTCCAAAGTTTTCCTCACTGCAAGCTTTAACTCATGTTCTTGTCCCTAATCGTGTATcctgtctttcctttcttctgcaacCCTGAATCCTTGTTTATTACCCTTGTAATTCCTGTGCCTTGGGAAACAACTAGGGCATTCTAGAACTGTAGTGTAGGAAAGGCTGTGATGTCCCAGTTCCCTGCTGAGCACATGGCTTCTGCTAGATGATGTCCTGTGTGCAGCATGTAATAGGCAGGTGCTACTCTGCCAGGGTCAAGCCTAACTGATCCCTGTTGTTTGCTGTTGTCTGATGTGTTGTGGCAATTCTATCATGCAGTGTCACCTTTTGTGGGGAGGGACAGAAGCAGCACAGGTTCAGTTTTCTTGCTGACTTGATTTCCTTTATCAGGCAAAAGGCTTCCCGTAGTATGACAAAGTCTACTCACGTAATTATCCCTTTCTAGAACTTGATGCATCATTCCAGGTTTGATATAGTTGGCATACCAGATGATCTGATGAGCCTATGGCAGTGTGGAGGCAGGGCTAGTTCCTGGTATGCAAAAAACCTGCAAGCTATTCTGTTTCTTTGACCTGCTAGAGTAGGTATCTAATTTACTAATCTTCTTAAACTCCTTTAAGTCTACAGATGCTTGAAGTTGCACCTTTCTCCCTCAACTcgaagctttttttttgtcttctaaattGCAACAGTCAGTCTCAAATGTTCATTGCATTGTGTTGGGTAGAAATAGTTACTGTTCAAGCATTTAACTGTGATAAGTGCTTAGGGAAGGGAAGGACCATCCAAGGAAACTCCATGATATAGCAAAGGTATCAGTTGCTACTTTGCTATGTTAATTAGTGTTCAGAAGCCTTCAGTGGGGTGGAGTACTCCTCCACAGTACGCCCAGCATCACAAGGTAGTATGCCACAGTTAAAACGTCAGGATTagacagaaatgttttgatttggATTGACGCTTCTTTCTGTGGAACTGAGAAATTTGGCAAATAGCAGTGCAGTGGTGCTGGGCCACGGCCTTCAAGCAAAAGGCACTATTCAAAGAGTATCTTTTAATCTTTATGGTATGATGGGGTAGCAGTACATGAACCAAGCCATTAAAACTCTCCTGAAATGTCAGCGTGGTTCTACAGATGCCAGATGCattcacagaaattaaaccaATAGCCATTTTACTGTTCCTCTTTGAGAAGAGGAAACACTGCTAGCCTCTTTTATGCTTGTATTTGCCAAAGGTAAAATGGATGGGGAGGGACTTAGGAGGGTTTAGGGTATCTAATAATTCTGACTGCAACTTTCTTCTACCTAGAAGAAGCCAGAAGATCAGCACTGCAAAAGCATGCATGTTTCTGGCCTGTCATGGGTAAAGCCTGGCTCAGTTCAGCCTTTCAGCAAAGAAGAGAAGACGATGCCTACTTAGCTCTTCTGGACTATGGTGCACAAAACACTTTCTGTGGGTGGAGGGAATGTAATGGACggagaaacagcaaagcagcagtttccTTCTTGACTACGGATTAGTAAAAACTGAGTAGTAGCAGTGACTCCAGTAAACCTGTTCAATGGATTACTGACTCTTACTGTTTTACATATGCATTAGGTTTTAAAGGCTTGCCTGGAGTTTGGAAGTCTCTCTTGAACACTGCAGTACTTCTACCTGAAGACTGTCTAGGGTGGGTAGTTCCTCAGGGCTCTGAAATGCCTGgaggttttgggttggtttttaagcttttattttttccctccaggaatagcaattttttaaaaaatcttaaattactGGCAGAAATATTAGCATTGGAAATATGATGCCAGAGGTAAGCTGTGTTCATGTAAACTAATATAGCAGAGTTAAACACTATATTTAATGGTTTTAAATACTTTGGTTTCTATTGTAAATATATTAGGATTTGAAGTTGTAAATAGACGGTTCATTGACTCCATTTAGCACTTTCCAGAGGTAAAACCGGGGATGATGTATGATGTATTATTGATTTGTAAATGGATATTGTCACTAAAGCGCACATTAGTCTGACAGGGTGAAAGCAGAATGTCAGCCTTGTTAGACTTTTATTACATAAACActaaaatcaaagcttttaatgGTGGTCTCTTGAGCTAATAAAATCTTAGAGGATTTTAGATTCCCTAGGTGTCTAGGGAATTACTTAGGGTAGCTTGACTAATGTGTGTTAATAGtgacatcttaaaataaaaagaaaccatgATCTAGCTTTTGTCCCTCTGTTTGTCTATATTGTAGACATTTAGCAAAGACTGGAACCAGGATGGAAGCACCTGGCTGCCTATGTACTTGCCTGTATATGTATTCAGGATGTTAATGGGGTGACAGGATGTGCTGAAGAGACTGGTTAAATACAGTCTTGTTCCACATACAGGAAAACCTTTCTAAAGCATGTGTGAGCTCAAGACAGAATCTTTTACTGTTCACAAGAGTTTTCCTAGTGTCATAGCCCAGCATAATGCCTTATTCTTGCCTAACAGGATTTTCCTATCAAAACCTGTAATGTTAACCCTTTACAGctgggctgctttttctttggCTCCTCATACTGTACTGATGGCATTAATGCAAACCGTACCGTCTAGTAACAAGTACTAGTGACTTCATATATAAATATGATGCGGtatttggggagggtggggagtggtgtggtgtgtgttttggttttcgtggggttttcttgtcttttgtttttatctGACAAGCTGAATCCACTTGTCATATAACAAcctttccctgttccttttggGAACAACTTCTTAGCTCTTAAGGAAGTAGACAAAGACTTCACAAGTAATATGCTGTCATATACCAAACGATTAACTTAATGTACTGTTAAGGATGACTTGAGTGGTTTCTATGGAGCACTTAACATTGAATAAGTTAAGTACTTACTCTGTTTTAGGTAATGTTGAAATGTTAATGCATGATGTTGCTTTAAACCTTTTAAAGCTTCTGCCTTTGAGATGCAGCGGTTTCTTGGGGCTGCCTGGAGTGTCTCCAGTACTGCTGGAATTCCTCTTTAGGCAGAAGAATGCAGAGGGTGTGTAGAGAGCAAGGATCCTCTTTAAGGCAGAGAAGGAAGTGCATCCAAAGGTGCATTTCTTGGGGCTACTCCTTCCTCTTTAACTCCCCTCATCTTACAGAGGGTCTCTTACAGGACCTAGGTTCTTGACTAAATgctaaaatgttctttctaaaCCTTAGTATATCCATTTATACTCGGTGTAATAAGAGAAATATAATGTAGAGTGGCTCCTTCCTAAACTAATTCAAGGTTTAAGTAAGAGGATTTCTAAGCATAAGTTACCAAGCGGGTGCTTCTGAACAAGGTATTTGCAGAGGAACTATTGCcttcagctttctgaaagctCTTGCTAACTCTGTATATGTGAGGTATGGGCCTATGTAAACTGAAGGCTCTGCCAGGCTCTGGTCATGTGAATTAGTACAGCagatttaaacatatttaatgGCTTTAAatgcactggtttttttttttattgtaagctGTCTTGAAAGTGGTGGTTGAGTGCAAATCTTCCAAAAGGATATTTTTGCCAAGGTGAGTCAATCACTGGGTGAGATGTCTGTGACTTGGTATGATTTTGTAGGGCAATTAACTCAGAGTAAACTCAGTTTCTACTGTCTTCAACACAAGTCTCTAGCTCAGAGCTCAATCCAACTTTCTTATGCGGCTGAGAAGAAGATGTGTTAAGGCAGTGGTATTTAAAAATGGACAGAGCAAATCTGCAGTCTTTAGTGGTTCTCTGAAGGTTGCTGCTGATATGCTTTCAACAATTGCAAATCATTACTACAACCCTTCTGTGTATTTCCACTTGGATCACTATTGCCATGTCTTCCCCAGAGGAGCTCATCACAATCAATCTAGTACTTTGATATATTGGTAACTAAAGCAAAGCCAACAGACTTGGTGTAGGATGTTTTGCTGTTTGAATATTGAAACAGTCTTTGCTACTGTTTAGGAGAAGCACTGTATCTGTTTCTACAGGGACACTAGAAACCAGCACCAGCAGGATAACATCAAAGTAAATGTTGCTTTCTTGCTAGTAGTGGTGGCTTGTTGGAGCAAAACGTTCAACTCCAAACCTTGAAATAAAGCTATGCAAATAATGGATTTGAGATTTTTATGGtggtttctctcttctcccattcCTACCCCTTGGGAAGGAAGGAGTGGAAGAAGGCTTAGGACTTGCAAGAACTTTGCTCTTactcttaagcttttttttttttttttttaaaaaaacatgtttcttacATTAACTGTTGAGTCCTGTCTTCAGATCAAAAACTTTGAGGAGACTGCAAAATTCTGAATTGGCACTTTGGTTTGTGTACTCTTTCCTATAGTAGGAATATTCTACCTCTTTATTTAAAGATGGGTTTTCTAATGTTGTTTTTGCATTCTTTCTCGCATGCCTAAGTTAGTCATTTTGTGAGAACAAGACTTAGCAGATAGCTGTAacccttttataatttttttctgtgtgtcggtgtagaaaagaagcaaaaacctGTGGATCTTGGAAGAAGGCAAGCGattctctctgctcttcctgttGTCAGCTCTGTGATGACATGTGCAGAAAGactttctgtccttccttctcttccttacCCACCATGggaaagcaaaaggaagcagaaacCTTCTGGAGCAGTTGCTTAGTGCCACAGCCATTTCTTGAAAAGCTAGTGAGTAACAGCGCTAGAGAGTGTGCGTGTATGTGCGTGCATGTGGTTTTCCTCCTGTGTGAGCAAAGGAATGAGTTACGGCTCATGGCACTTCTCTGCTCCAGTCTTCCAGATTCAGTGATCTTTAGGAAACTACTGCCAGTGTAAAATAGGGGtttgaaacttaattttttagtCTTTCAAAGCAAAGAATGTCATTTTTACCCTGTATTGCCAACTGCAGAAGCTGGCTGGCCCACCTCCATTGGTGAGAGGGAAATCCTGCGGGCTAGGAGGCTGTGAGTGCCCACTCTCTGGTGCAATGTGTTGTCTGAGGTGGCATGCATGGTAAGTGTGTGCTGGCAGCACCCGTGGCATCTTCTGGGCCAGTGTGGTCATGTGCAGCTCCGTGGGCCCCACGCAGCTCTGCAGAGAGTTCCTGGCTCAATCTCCCAGCATGGATGTGGTCGCTTCTCCCTGGGATCTTTGCTGAAGCGATCGAAGACTATGTCCACCCCTTGTGGAAAAGGGTGAGTGATCTTGCTGCTGATCTGCCC is drawn from Mycteria americana isolate JAX WOST 10 ecotype Jacksonville Zoo and Gardens chromosome 8, USCA_MyAme_1.0, whole genome shotgun sequence and contains these coding sequences:
- the AKTIP gene encoding AKT-interacting protein isoform X2, with amino-acid sequence MNPFWSMSTSSVRKRPEAEEKTLSGELRTSPLRASTKKQLPSIPKNAVPITKPASPAASSQSTNGTHASYGPFYLEYSLLAEFTLVVKQKLPGVYVQPSYRSALMWFGVIFIRHGLYQDGVFKFTVYIPDNYPDGDCPRLVFDLPVFHPLVDPLSGELDVKRAFAKWRRNHNHIWQVLMYARRVFYKIDTTSPLNPEAAVLYEKDIQLFKSKVVDSVKLCSSHLFDQPKIEDPYAIIFSPWNPAIHDEAREKMLTQKKPEDQHCKSMHVSGLSWVKPGSVQPFSKEEKTMPT
- the AKTIP gene encoding AKT-interacting protein isoform X1, which gives rise to MNPFWSMSTSSVRKRPEAEEKTLSGELRTSPLRASTKKQLPSIPKNAVPITKPASPAASSQSTNGTHASYGPFYLEYSLLAEFTLVVKQKLPGVYVQPSYRSALMWFGVIFIRHGLYQDGVFKFTVYIPDNYPDGDCPRLVFDLPVFHPLVDPLSGELDVKRAFAKWRRNHNHIWQVLMYARRVFYKIDTTSPLNPEAAVLYEKDIQLFKSKVVDSVKLCSSHLFDQPKIEDPYAIIFSPWNPAIHDEAREKMLTQKKKPEDQHCKSMHVSGLSWVKPGSVQPFSKEEKTMPT